The Vibrio fortis DNA segment GCTCTAAATTTCAAGGTGTAGGCTTGCATTTTTGCGTTTGCAAGCGGCCACTGAGCGAGTCCATCAGAATTTCGGTAGTCTGAACGACTCGCCAAAATCTCACCGTGAGTACTTTCGGTGTATCGGATACTGGCGTGCAGTTTGTAGTAATCACTGAAATTGATTGTACCTTTTAACAGTGCTGACTCCATTTCAGCCGATGTGTTGGGTACTTCGTGGCCAGGGTAGTGGACCAACGCCATGTGTTCAGGCCTTAAGAGTGGATTTCGTCCCGCGACTTGGTCACTTGCGTCACCATCAAACGGCTGCGAATAAAAGTCAGCTTTGCTGGTACCTGAATAGTAGTTGCCTCTATTTCGGTATGCGTATGCGGCTAACCAGTCAAACTTTGGTTCAATTCCAGCGAGCGCGAGGCGGTAGGCGATGTCTTCTCCATTGAAGGGATTATCTGTTTTGTTGTCTCTGGTTTGGAAGCGAAGTTCTGGATCGTCGTACAGTGGAACACCACCTAGCTCGGCATAAGCAGGGACATCTTGCCAACGTTTTCCGGTATGCAGTCGAGCTTTGTTTGGCTCGATGGAGTTACTGCTGCTTTCGGCAACTAACTCAATACCAAATTGTTCACCTTCTTCAACGATATCTTGCGGTTGCAATGTCGTCACTTTCACGGCACCACCTGTTGAGGTATTGATCTCTGAGTTTAACTGAGCACCTTGATAGACGGTCATACTACCGATGAGGTTGGGGTCAATGTAGTTTCTGTTCGATGACCCACGGTAGCCGTTATACACTGAAATACCTTGTTCAGTACCATCGATAACAACAGGTACACGTCCAAAGCCTTGTACACCACGAACATTCGGGTCGATACTGCCACCGCCATTTCGTGCTTCGCCACTGTGTGTGTTGGCGACACCGGTAAACAAATCTGCCGCACTGGTACCTTTGAAACGTTCGATCTCTTCTTTGCCGAGATAAGCGGTCGCGATGTCTTTGTCGTACACGTCCATTTCACCATCAGTGTCTCTTTGATAGGCATCATCAAAATGGGTTCGAACATGTATAGCATCGAGTGTCATCGAGTCTGTAGTCGGTACGAGGTAGTAAACACCATCAGACTGTTTTTGTGCTTGCAGACCGGTATTGGTCAACAGCATAGAAAGCGCTTGTTCGTTGTCGTATTGGCCGACTAAACCTTGGCTGTAGAGCTCTGAAGAGAGTGAGGAATCTAGATAAAATTCGATACCCGATTCGACGGCAAAGTGGTTAAGAGCACTATCTAGGGTGCCTGCTGGAATATTATATTGATGGTCTTCTGCAGCGTGGGAAGCAAAAGGAAAACTCAATATAACGACACCGATTTTTAGCGTGGTAAATTTGGAGAGTAGCGAGCGCTGCTTGGTATTTGGCACCGTAATTTCCTTATCGGGATTTCTAACTGACTGTCAGATACACCGAACAAGAATAAGAAATCCGTAATAAAATTTTACTTGGCTGTGATAGTGACCCAAAGAGGAGTTCGGTAGTGGATTCTTACCGGTAGTATCTGGCTGATATTGTGTAAGGTTTTATCAATATCTTTGGTCGAGAACACACCGGTAAGTTTGAGTGCTGCGGCACTGGCATCGACGTTGATGATGCCGCGTCGATAACGCCCTAATTCGTTGATGAAGGTTTTGAGCTGTGTCGCTTCCGCCATGATTTTATGTTCCAACCAAAGCATGTCTGAATCTTGGGTTTGATTTGGCTGCGATACTGTGCGGCGATCGAAGTGGGCAGTTTGCCCTGCTAAAAGATGCGGTTTCCCCATCCCTAGCATAGGTTGGATTTCGACTTCACCTTCGTAAACAGAGACCTGAGTGGTGTCTGCGTACTCGCGGATGCTGAATAGGGTATCGATAGGCAGTACCAAACCCTGTGAAGTCGAGACTGTTAACGGGCTACGATGATGCGTGTTAGTAATCATGACTTCGCCACGTTCAATGTGAATAGTCCGTTGATGATTGTTGAAATCAACGAACAATTTAGAATCGGTGTTGAGCGCCAATTCTGTGCCATCGAGCAGTCTCATTGAACGAATTTCGCCCGTTGCGGTAGAATACTCAGTGCCTGTTGGCGATGGTCTGTAAATCGCCATGCCTGAACCTAATGCGACGAACGAAAGCGCGCTTATGGATAAGAATTCGCGACGGCTGAGTCTTGGAGGTTTACGCGTTAAGACCTGCTTGCTGATTGTTCCTTTAGGAATGGCACAAAACTTACTTTGTAGAAGTTCTAGTTTTTGCCATGCCAAGGCGTTATTAGGGTGGGCAAGCCTCCAACACTCGAACGCGTCATGTTCTTGTTGCGTAGCATCATCAGCCCAAAGGCGCGCCATCCAAATTGACGCTTGCTCTATGGTTTCAGGGGGTAATTGCTGCATTTTAACCCTCGTTGAGCATGGCTAACATGCAACCTTGAAGGCCTTTAGCCACATATTTTTCAACAGACGATATTGATACTTCAAGTTCGAAAGCGATCTCTTTGTAGCTTTTGCCTTCGAGCTGTCTCATAAGCAGTGCTTGGCGAGCTTTGATTGGAAGTTTGTGGAGTAGCGTATCGATCTCAACAAGTGCTTCAACCACGATGGTGTGGTCTTCCGGAGAGCTGGCGACAAGTGATGGTTCTTGCTCAATGAGCTCTAAATAAGCACTTTCCACACGACGCTTTCGATAAAGGTCAATTACTAATCCTTTAGCGATATGAGTCAGGTACTTTCTTGAATCTTTGTATTCAGGCAGCTTACCTCTGGTTAACAAGCGGAGATAAGTATCTTGAACTAGATCCGCCGTAGTGTCAGGGCATCCTAAGCGTCGTTTAATAAACACCGATAACCAGCTGTGATGCTCTTGGTACATTTGGTCCACGCTGTGTGAGGTGTTGTTGCTCGCTACGGTCATTCCCTAATACTCCTTACCAATCTTAATGATAATTATTATCATTGGGGCGGTGAATATATCAGAAATTTTCTAATGTGCTACATGTTTTTTATAAATTGAGTAAATTTGAGAGTTCATTCAAATCTTTGATTTACTTGAATGATGTTTAAATAAAAAACCGGAGAAGATCTGTTTAAACGTAACGTTAATTGATGGGGCGGTTATAGATTATCCGATTAAGCTCTCTTTATAACCATTTGAATCAATTAACTAAAATGATGGTTAATATAAAAAGTAAAACCGTTAAAGTGCGTTTCTTTCTCGCGGTACAAGCCGATGAGAGATCGTGTTGCCATCGCATGATTGTGTTGATCTGTGGTGGAATTGGTATTTAAAATCTCTTGGCGTTCGCACTGTGCCGACCGAAATGTCGAACCATTAAGCCCGGCGTGGGGTACCTCTACTTACTCGTAATAGGGAACAGAGTCGAACTCTTAAAACTCGCACAATTTGGCGCCTTGGCAGAGTGGCTATGCAGCGGATTGCAAATCCGTGGACCTCGGTTCGACTCCGGGAGGCGCCTCCAAATTTAAAAAAGCCCGCTATTGAAGTAGCGGGCTTTTTCGATCTGACTGAATTAAATTATCTTTTAATTCATTCGTAGCTGCTCATAATGATCAGTTCTTTACCGTCGGACGTCAATGTTTTGTAGCCGTCACCTGAAACAGCTAACGCAGTCTTTATCAAGCTATTATAGTAGCCAGAGGCATCTGCACTGAAGCGTTCAGAACCGTCTGGGTTATAGATCCAAAAGTCTTTAGATGCGTAATACCCATCTATAATTCCGTGCACTTCATCATTCTCACCCATAGCGATGCCGTTCGGGTATGCATCGGCAGGGAGTGATTCGCGAACAGTCATTGTATCAATATCAATAGCAAGGAAGTTATATGGCCAGCCACTAGCTGCATAGACCGTAGAGCCGTCTTTGTTAACGGCGATGGCACGGCCATTTGATCCCGTACCATGAGCAACTTCCCCAATTGTTTTAATGTTTACCGTGTTACGGTAGTTGTTGTAGCTAATCTCATAACAAGCGAGAGTGTATGGTGATAACCCACTGTCAATACTACAGAAGCGATTACTGTATAGGCTTGCATCTACATACCCAGTGCCATAAGCATAAATAGAATCTTCCTCTGAAGTGAGCTCTTGACCTGTTTGCGGCTCATAAACTCTAGCGTGCGAGGAAAGTATTAAGGGCTTACCTGAAGGCTCAACAAGTGTAAACATATCTGCAAGTGTACTATGTCCCTGCCATACTTTAACGAGTGATTGATTTACTAAGTCGAACACGGCAATGTTATCGCCATCGATACCTGCATACAACCACAGGCCATCTTCACTTATCTGCATATGCCCGAACCGATGTGTACCACCTAGTTCTAGCCCTGCAATGTAATCAAGCGTATGGGTGTGATAAATACTTATTTCAGTTGACTCAACTTCACCGTGACTTGCATAGATATACGGTCTAACAGGGTCGGCAGCTAATTGGTAGAACTCGCCCATAATCGTGCTTCTTAATTCTGGGTCGCTGCTTCCGATCCAAAGAGCGACTTTAATGCTCTCACTGTTAACTATGTTGCTTTCTTCAGCACTAACTATTATTTCAGTCTCGTAAAGAGTGTCATTAGTTAGTCCATCTACGTTGGCACTGACCACAAGCTTATCTGAGGTAGTACCGAATGGTGTCACACTCAGCCACTTTGCAGAGGTAGTCGCAGTCCAAGCTGTATTAGGTAGGTTGTAGCTATCTAGAACGTCGATCTGTGCACTAAGCTTCTCTTTGGTTGGGAACTTTGTGAGAGAAACCCCTCTGTCAGGTATCAGTAGAGCATGCCTTGAGGCCAAGACATTGACGTTGATGGTTTCGGTTATTTGGTGCCCGAGGACATTGGTGCTTACTTCAATGGTTCTGTGGTTTTCTCCTTCTGCTAGGTTGAGCGGAGAGATCAAATGGACATCAACTTGTTGCGCTGAGCCTGACACTTCAGCTAGAGAACTGATATTAAAATCTTCAGGTAAAGTTAAGCTAACAGGGTAACTCTGCTCTCCAGTATTTAAACTGATCTCTAAGCTTTCTGACAGTGGTTGCCAACCATCGGTTATATCAAAACCGATATTAGAGTTACTGAATGAAAATTCTGGAAGCAAGAGTTCTACAGTAGCATTGATGTCAGTTTTAGTTCCATCAAACTCATTATTTAGACTTAATGTAGCATTGTGTTGACCTAAATCTAGTTGAGTCGCGTCAATCGATATAACGACAGTTGCGGGGCCATTACCTGACGTTTTGTTAAACTTCAACCAAGCTTGATCACTAGTCAAAGACCAATCGATGTTGGAACCGGAAATTAATAGCTGCTGAGTGATGGAGTTGAGTGAACCTAGCGTCGTATTAAGGTTTAACTCGGTAAGGTTTGATGACAATTTGTCGTGACGAGTTTCATCTAGAGGATATAGATCGAGACTGTCTTCAATTCCGTCGTTGTCATCGTCAGTATCGGCGTTATTACCAATATCATCATTATCAGTATCTATTTGCTCGTTCGGGTTTAATGGTAAGCCATCTTTATCGTCGGAAACACCGTCATTGTCATCATCGGGATCTTGGTTGTTTCCAATACCATCCCCGTCGGTGTCAACTGACTCTGTATTGTCATTTGGAAACTGGTCGAGGTTATCAGGTATGCCATCGTTATCTGTGTCAGGAGCTGTAAAGTCTGTTAATTCAAGTGTAACACCTTGCTCTATACGGCGAACTATACCGATGTTTTCAACAAACCAAAGCTCGACATTTGACGGGATGTTAAAGCTATAACCATCGATAGTCGCATTTATGTCTAGATCGTACTTCACATGCGTAGCTTCAAAAGTGCCAAAAGGTACGGTAACAGTCTCTGTGCCGACAACTGCACTGTTGCCATAGATCGTTACATCGCGCACACCGTATGTCGGGTTAATGTTTGCGGTACCAGAAGCAGAAAAATTCTTTTGAGCGGCAATGGCGTTGTTAGATAGAAGTTCAATTGGTTGATTGAAGCGAAAATCAACAGTGAAAGTACCGACACCATATACATTGACATAGGGAGAGTAAAACCCTGCCAAAGATATACTGTCTTCTTTGGTGATGAAGTACTCCTTGCCACCCGTCGGGTAATTAAGCACTTGAGCCGTAGCGCCTGCTACTTGTGTTGTCGTCGCATATGTCTGCTCGGTACTATTTGAGTAGTACCATTTAGTTTCACTTGATGTGGGCAACATACTGTTTGTTGATGATGGGGCTACTGCTGTATCACCACCTCCGCCACTACCGCCGCCACCACATGCAGCTAAGCCTAATGTACTGATCATGAGAAGCAAAAAGTGGAAGAGTTTTTTACAACTGAAACACCGTATAGCCAATGACGATGAATTAAATGTATTCAAAAGAAAATCTCCATTTTATCAATTTTTTATGATTCTATTTATTTCTTAAGTAGCTAAATCATTTTGAATCAATAAATTAGAGTGATAATTCAAAACAGGTTATGGTTGTTATGGTTCTTGTGAGGCTGGTCGCATATCGTGCAGGGTATATGCACCTAAAACATAGTATTGAAAATCTTGTAAACAGAGGCAGTATGACCAAAAACAAAAAAGCGAACCAAATGGTTCGCTTTTTGATTATTTAGAGTATACGAAATTAGTCTTCGTAGTTCTCGATGCTTGGGCAAGAACAGATTAGGTTACGGTCACCGTATACGTTGTCTACACGGTTTACAGTAGGCCAGTATTTCGCGTTCTTAGAAGCTTGAGATGGGAAGCAGCCTAGCTCGCGAGAGTATGGGCGGTCCCATGTTTCGCTTGATAAGTCCACTTGTGTATGTGGTGCATTCACTAATGGGTTGTTATCTAGTGGCCATTCCCCGTTCTTAACTGCTGTCATTTCGTTACGGATAGCGATCATTGCTTCACAGAAACGATCCAGCTCTTCAAGGTCTTCAGACTCAGTAGGCTCAACCATCAGCGTGCCAGCAACTGGGAAAGACATAGTAGGCGCGTGGAAACCGTAGTCCATTAGACGCTTAGCGATGTCTTCTTCACTAATACCTGTTTCTTCTTTAAGTGGACGAATATCAATAATACATTCGTGCGCAACGCGGCCGTTAGTACCACGGTAAAGAACAGGGTAGTGAGGACGCAGTTTTTCCATCACGTAGTTAGCGTTCAGGATTGCAACTTTAGTCGCTTCAGTCAGACCTGGTTCACCCATCATCGCGATGTAAGCCCAAGAGATAGGTAGGATAGAAGCACTACCTAGATCTGCTGCTGATACCGCGTAGTCAGAACCTTGCACGCCATTTTCGATGTGACCCGGTAGGAAAGGCGCTAGGTGAGATTTAACACCGATTGGACCCATACCTGGACCGCCACCACCGTGTGGGATACAGAATGTTTTGTGTAGGTTCAAGTGAGATACGTCAGAACCGATGAAGCCAGGTGAAGTTAGACCCACTTGAGCATTCATGTTTGCGCCGTCTAGGTAAACCTGACCGCCCGCTGCGTGTACTTGTTCACACACTTCTTTCACTTGCTCTTCGTATACGCCATGCGTAGAAGGATAAGTGATCATGATGCTTGATAGGTTGTCTTTGTGCTTCTCGATCTTAGCTGCTAGGTCAGTCATGTCGATGTTGCCATCTTCATCACACTTAACAACCACTACCTTCATAGAAACCATAGATGCCGTTGCAGGGTTAGTACCGTGCGCAGAGCTTGGGATTAGACAAACGTTACGGTGACCTTCACCGCGGCTTGCATGGTAACGTTGAATCGCGATTAGACCCGCGTACTCACCAGAAGCACCAGAGTTAGGCTGCAGAGAGAAATCGTCGTAGCCAGTGATTTCACATAGCTTCTCTTTCAGATCTTTTGCTAGTGCAGTGTAACCTGCCGCTTGCTCTAGAGGCGCGAATGGGTGAATTGAGCCAAACTCAGGCCATGTTACTGGAATCATCTCAGCAGCAGCGTTCAGCTTCATTGTACAGCTGCCCAGTGGGATCATGCCGTGCGTTAATGAGAAGTCTTTGTTCTCAAGCTGTTTTAGGTAACGCATCATCTGCGTTTCGCTGTGGTGCGTGTTGAATACTGGATGCGTTAGGTACTCAGATTCACGACGGCAGTTTTCTGGAATTGCAGCAAACTCATTAGCAGCAATGTCAGTAGAAAGTGCGTTGATGTCTTCTTTCACGTCGAAGATAGCGAATAAAGCGCTGATATCATCGATCGTAGTAGTTTCATCTAGGCTGATACCGATCTTACCAGGAAGTAGACGCAGGTTGATGTCTGCAGCTTGAGCACGTGCGTACAGTGCTTCGGTCTTCTCTTCAGAGTTGATTGTGATGGTATCGAAGAAGCTGTTGTTTGTTAGCTCGTAACCCGACTTAGTTAGACCAGCAGCTAGAATCGCTGTCATATGGTGAGTACGACGAGCAATAGTACGTAGGCCTTCTGCACCGTGGTAAACCGCGTAGAATGAAGCCATGTTTGCCAGAAGGGCTTGAGCAGTACAGATGTTTGATGTTGCTTTCTCGCGGCGAATGTGTTGCTCACGAGTTTGCATCGCCATACGTAGCGCTTGGTTGCCGTTGGTATCGATAGAAACACCGATCACACGGCCTGGCATTGTACGCTTGTGCTTATCACGCGTTGCCATGAATGCAGCGTGTGGACCGCCGTAACCCATAGGAACACCAAAGCGTTGTGCACTGCCGATTACTACGTCTGCGCCCATTTCGCCCGCAGGCTTAAGTAGAGCAGAAGCCAGTAGGTCAGTCGCTACTGTAACTAGGGTTTTGTTTGCTTGCGCTTTAGCAATAATGTCTGTTAGGTCGCGAACTTCACCAGTTGTACCTGGGTATTGTACAAGTGCACCAAATACGTCTTGTTCAGGAAGTGTTTCTAGCGCGCCAACCATAACTTCGAAGCCAATGTACTCAGCACGAGTTTTTACAACTTCTAGTGTTTGTGGGTGAACATCGTCAGCAACGAAGAACACTTTGCTCTTGCTCTTACCCGCACGCTTACACAGAGTCATAGCTTCGCCAGCCGCTGTCGCTTCATCAAGAAGAGACGCGTTCGCGATTTCCATGCCTGTTAGGTCCATGACCATTTGTTGGTAATTAAGCAGTGCTTCAAGGCGACCTTGAGAAATTTCTGGTTGGTAAGGCGTATAAGCTGTGTACCAGCCTGGGTTTTCCAAAACATTACGTAGAATAACGTTTGGCGTGAATGCGTTGTAGTAGCCTTGGCCAATGAAAGTGCGCTTAACTTGGTTTAGGCTAGCGATCTCTTTAAGCGAGCTCAGCATATCCATTTCGCTCAGTGGCGCAGCAAGCGTCATTGGTTTTTCTAGGCGAATTTGCGCAGGAACCGTTTCGTCGATCAATGTATCAAGGCTAGATGAGTTGATCGCGTCCAACATTTTTTGTTGGTCTGCTTTGTTTGGACCGTTGTGGCGTGCAACGAACTCGTTTTGAGTACCCAAATCTTTAAGTAATTGGCTTTGAAGTAATTCAGTCATGATATCGTTCTACTTTCTCTAGATAGGGACCGTGAGCAAGCCCCTAAAATTAAGCTGCTCCAAAGAGCAGCTTCATCGTATACGGGTTACCTAATTAATCTTCGTCGATTGAGTTTAGGTATTCTTCTGCATCTTTTAGGTTGTCTAGTTCAGACGCGTCAGCCATCTTCACTTTAACAATCCAACCACCTTCATAAGGTTCTTCGTTGATTAGCTCTGGGCTATCTTCTAATTCTTCGTTGATTTCAACGATTTCACCAGTGATAGGCGCGTAGATGTCAGATGCTGCTTTTACAGACTCTACAAGAGAGAAGCTTTCACCAGCTTCAATTTCGTCTTCTGTTTCTGGTAGGTCAACGAATACAACGTCACCTAGCATCTCTTGAGCGTGCTCAGAAATACCGATAGTTACAGTACCGTCACCGTTGTCTTTAACCCACTCGTGGCTGTCTGCAAACTTAAGTGTATTGTCCATTGCTTGTTCTCCAAAAATTTATGAGGTGTTAATTTAAAAAATAAAAAGTGTTCTATTAACGGTAAAGCGGGAAGCGTTTGCACAATTCTTTAACTTGCTTGCGTACGCGTTGCTCAACTTCAGCGTTACCTTCAGGGCTTTCTACAAGGCCATCTAGTACATCGCCGATCCACTCACCGATGAGTTTGAATTCTTCAGCACCAAAACCACGACTGGTTCCAGCAGGCGTTCCTAAACGAATACCAGAAGTAATCATAGGCTTCTCTGTATCGAATGGGATACCGTTTTTGTTACATGTGATCCCTGCACGCTCTAATGCTTCTTCAGTTACGTTACCTTTCAAACCTTTAGGGCGAAGGTCAACCAGCATTAGGTGTGTGTCTGTTCCGCCAGTCACAATGTCACAACCGCGAGTTTGCAATACTTCAGCAAGAACTTTTGCGTTGTTGATCACTGAATCGATATAAGTATTAAATTCTGGACCTAGAGCCTCACCAAACGCGACTGCTTTAGCAGCAATAACATGCATTAGTGGACCACCTTGAAGACCTGGGAATACCGCAGAGTTGATCTTCTTGTTGATGTCTTCGTGGTTCGTCAGAATCATACCGCCACGTGGGCCACGCAGTGTTTTGTGCGTAGTTGTTGTTACAACGTGAGCGTGAGGAAGTGGGCTAGGGTGTGCACCTGTCGCGATCAGACCAGCGATGTGTGCCATGTCGACCATCAGCAGCGCACCAACTTCGTCTGCAATTTCGCGGAACTTAGCAAAGTCGATAGTGCGTGGGATTGCGCTACCGCCAGCAATGATCATTTTTGGTTTGTGCTCAACAGCTAGTTCACGTACTGCATCGTAATCGATTTCTAGTGTGTCGCGGTTTACACCATATTGAACGGCGTTAAACCATTTACCAGAAAGAGCAGGGCGTGCGCCGTGAGTTAAGTGGCCGCCTGCATCAAGAGACATGCCTAGAATAGTGTCACCTGGCTGTAGAAGCGCCAGTTTTACAGCGCCGTTAGCTTGTGCGCCAGAGTGAGGTTGAACGTTAGCGTATTCACAGTTAAACAGTTTTTTAGCACGCTCAATCGCGATCGCTTCTACTGTATCTACGTGTTCACAACCGCCGTAGTAGCGACGACCAGGGTAACCTTCAGCGTA contains these protein-coding regions:
- a CDS encoding FecR domain-containing protein, giving the protein MQQLPPETIEQASIWMARLWADDATQQEHDAFECWRLAHPNNALAWQKLELLQSKFCAIPKGTISKQVLTRKPPRLSRREFLSISALSFVALGSGMAIYRPSPTGTEYSTATGEIRSMRLLDGTELALNTDSKLFVDFNNHQRTIHIERGEVMITNTHHRSPLTVSTSQGLVLPIDTLFSIREYADTTQVSVYEGEVEIQPMLGMGKPHLLAGQTAHFDRRTVSQPNQTQDSDMLWLEHKIMAEATQLKTFINELGRYRRGIINVDASAAALKLTGVFSTKDIDKTLHNISQILPVRIHYRTPLWVTITAK
- a CDS encoding sigma-70 family RNA polymerase sigma factor; translation: MTVASNNTSHSVDQMYQEHHSWLSVFIKRRLGCPDTTADLVQDTYLRLLTRGKLPEYKDSRKYLTHIAKGLVIDLYRKRRVESAYLELIEQEPSLVASSPEDHTIVVEALVEIDTLLHKLPIKARQALLMRQLEGKSYKEIAFELEVSISSVEKYVAKGLQGCMLAMLNEG
- a CDS encoding TapB family protein, whose amino-acid sequence is MISTLGLAACGGGGSGGGGDTAVAPSSTNSMLPTSSETKWYYSNSTEQTYATTTQVAGATAQVLNYPTGGKEYFITKEDSISLAGFYSPYVNVYGVGTFTVDFRFNQPIELLSNNAIAAQKNFSASGTANINPTYGVRDVTIYGNSAVVGTETVTVPFGTFEATHVKYDLDINATIDGYSFNIPSNVELWFVENIGIVRRIEQGVTLELTDFTAPDTDNDGIPDNLDQFPNDNTESVDTDGDGIGNNQDPDDDNDGVSDDKDGLPLNPNEQIDTDNDDIGNNADTDDDNDGIEDSLDLYPLDETRHDKLSSNLTELNLNTTLGSLNSITQQLLISGSNIDWSLTSDQAWLKFNKTSGNGPATVVISIDATQLDLGQHNATLSLNNEFDGTKTDINATVELLLPEFSFSNSNIGFDITDGWQPLSESLEISLNTGEQSYPVSLTLPEDFNISSLAEVSGSAQQVDVHLISPLNLAEGENHRTIEVSTNVLGHQITETINVNVLASRHALLIPDRGVSLTKFPTKEKLSAQIDVLDSYNLPNTAWTATTSAKWLSVTPFGTTSDKLVVSANVDGLTNDTLYETEIIVSAEESNIVNSESIKVALWIGSSDPELRSTIMGEFYQLAADPVRPYIYASHGEVESTEISIYHTHTLDYIAGLELGGTHRFGHMQISEDGLWLYAGIDGDNIAVFDLVNQSLVKVWQGHSTLADMFTLVEPSGKPLILSSHARVYEPQTGQELTSEEDSIYAYGTGYVDASLYSNRFCSIDSGLSPYTLACYEISYNNYRNTVNIKTIGEVAHGTGSNGRAIAVNKDGSTVYAASGWPYNFLAIDIDTMTVRESLPADAYPNGIAMGENDEVHGIIDGYYASKDFWIYNPDGSERFSADASGYYNSLIKTALAVSGDGYKTLTSDGKELIIMSSYE
- the gcvP gene encoding aminomethyl-transferring glycine dehydrogenase; this translates as MTELLQSQLLKDLGTQNEFVARHNGPNKADQQKMLDAINSSSLDTLIDETVPAQIRLEKPMTLAAPLSEMDMLSSLKEIASLNQVKRTFIGQGYYNAFTPNVILRNVLENPGWYTAYTPYQPEISQGRLEALLNYQQMVMDLTGMEIANASLLDEATAAGEAMTLCKRAGKSKSKVFFVADDVHPQTLEVVKTRAEYIGFEVMVGALETLPEQDVFGALVQYPGTTGEVRDLTDIIAKAQANKTLVTVATDLLASALLKPAGEMGADVVIGSAQRFGVPMGYGGPHAAFMATRDKHKRTMPGRVIGVSIDTNGNQALRMAMQTREQHIRREKATSNICTAQALLANMASFYAVYHGAEGLRTIARRTHHMTAILAAGLTKSGYELTNNSFFDTITINSEEKTEALYARAQAADINLRLLPGKIGISLDETTTIDDISALFAIFDVKEDINALSTDIAANEFAAIPENCRRESEYLTHPVFNTHHSETQMMRYLKQLENKDFSLTHGMIPLGSCTMKLNAAAEMIPVTWPEFGSIHPFAPLEQAAGYTALAKDLKEKLCEITGYDDFSLQPNSGASGEYAGLIAIQRYHASRGEGHRNVCLIPSSAHGTNPATASMVSMKVVVVKCDEDGNIDMTDLAAKIEKHKDNLSSIMITYPSTHGVYEEQVKEVCEQVHAAGGQVYLDGANMNAQVGLTSPGFIGSDVSHLNLHKTFCIPHGGGGPGMGPIGVKSHLAPFLPGHIENGVQGSDYAVSAADLGSASILPISWAYIAMMGEPGLTEATKVAILNANYVMEKLRPHYPVLYRGTNGRVAHECIIDIRPLKEETGISEEDIAKRLMDYGFHAPTMSFPVAGTLMVEPTESEDLEELDRFCEAMIAIRNEMTAVKNGEWPLDNNPLVNAPHTQVDLSSETWDRPYSRELGCFPSQASKNAKYWPTVNRVDNVYGDRNLICSCPSIENYED
- the gcvH gene encoding glycine cleavage system protein GcvH, with the translated sequence MDNTLKFADSHEWVKDNGDGTVTIGISEHAQEMLGDVVFVDLPETEDEIEAGESFSLVESVKAASDIYAPITGEIVEINEELEDSPELINEEPYEGGWIVKVKMADASELDNLKDAEEYLNSIDED
- a CDS encoding serine hydroxymethyltransferase — translated: MNNAYQNHSLDSFFSTNLSATDDAVFAGIQAENARQNEQIELIASENIVSKAVMQAQGTCLTNKYAEGYPGRRYYGGCEHVDTVEAIAIERAKKLFNCEYANVQPHSGAQANGAVKLALLQPGDTILGMSLDAGGHLTHGARPALSGKWFNAVQYGVNRDTLEIDYDAVRELAVEHKPKMIIAGGSAIPRTIDFAKFREIADEVGALLMVDMAHIAGLIATGAHPSPLPHAHVVTTTTHKTLRGPRGGMILTNHEDINKKINSAVFPGLQGGPLMHVIAAKAVAFGEALGPEFNTYIDSVINNAKVLAEVLQTRGCDIVTGGTDTHLMLVDLRPKGLKGNVTEEALERAGITCNKNGIPFDTEKPMITSGIRLGTPAGTSRGFGAEEFKLIGEWIGDVLDGLVESPEGNAEVEQRVRKQVKELCKRFPLYR